The sequence GTCATCGGTTCCGGCCCCAACGGCCTCGTCGCAGCGACCTACCTCGCCCGGGCGGGACTCTCGGTGCAGGTGCTCGAAGCCAACACCGAGCCCGGGGGCGCCGTGCGTTCTCGAGAGCTCACGCTGCCTGGATTCGTGCACGACCTCGGAGCGGCGTTCTTCCCGTTTGCGAAAGCGAGCCCGGCGCTGCGCGGGCTCGACCTCGAGGGCGCTGGGCTCGAGTGGCGCCTCGCCGAGCTCGAGAGTGCGCACCCTGCCCTCGATGGGACGTGTGCCAGCCTC comes from Pseudomonadota bacterium and encodes:
- a CDS encoding FAD-dependent oxidoreductase; the encoded protein is MLDAIVIGSGPNGLVAATYLARAGLSVQVLEANTEPGGAVRSRELTLPGFVHDLGAAFFPFAKASPALRGLDLEGAGLEWRLAELESAHPALDGTCASL